A part of Sporomusaceae bacterium FL31 genomic DNA contains:
- the katB gene encoding catalase, whose translation MTKRYLTSNQGAPVVDDQHSLTVGERGPILLTDTVYLEKIAHFDRERIPERVLHAKGAGAFGYFVPYQSFAHLTKANFLQNTEKVTPVFTRFSVAGASVGSADTVRDIRGFAVKFYTEEGNYDLVGNHLPVFPLRDPLQFPDFVHALKPDPVNNVRGGPIAASRFWDFMSLRPESMNFLTYLFADIGTVKSYRTIQGFGVNTYKWVNLRGEEVFVRYYWEPCAGVECIDSKTAARLAGTDPDVASRDLFDTIAAGQSVEFEMRIQTIKVESEGEQPFDILDSTYIWPESLYPLIPVGRMVLNKNPENFFAEVEQSAFSPAAIVPGIEFSNDRILQGRIFPYGDTQRYRIGANYLELPVNMPRRTVDNKMQDGAMRIKYNDDVANYLPNTLGRGLPMEAPEKGNPPKEYVSGCVARQELAGDNYYQAGYRYRNMSGVEKKHLISNMIETLSQAYEPIQRRMIEHFMRTDRELGTRISQGLKLTL comes from the coding sequence ATGACCAAACGTTATCTGACCAGCAATCAGGGGGCACCAGTTGTTGATGATCAACATTCCTTAACTGTAGGGGAAAGAGGGCCTATTCTCCTTACAGATACTGTTTATCTGGAGAAGATTGCGCATTTTGACCGGGAGCGAATACCTGAAAGAGTTTTGCATGCGAAAGGCGCCGGCGCTTTTGGTTATTTTGTACCTTATCAATCATTCGCTCACTTGACCAAGGCAAATTTTTTGCAAAATACTGAAAAAGTAACGCCTGTTTTTACCAGGTTTTCGGTAGCCGGTGCATCGGTGGGGAGCGCCGATACAGTGCGTGATATTCGTGGATTTGCCGTGAAATTTTATACAGAAGAGGGGAATTATGATCTTGTTGGCAACCATCTTCCGGTATTCCCATTAAGAGATCCACTGCAATTTCCGGACTTCGTTCATGCCTTGAAGCCGGATCCAGTAAACAATGTTCGAGGAGGGCCAATAGCGGCCAGCCGTTTTTGGGATTTCATGTCATTAAGGCCTGAGTCCATGAACTTTCTTACCTATTTATTTGCAGACATTGGTACCGTCAAAAGCTATAGAACGATTCAAGGCTTCGGAGTCAATACCTATAAATGGGTTAATCTGCGGGGGGAAGAAGTATTTGTTCGGTATTACTGGGAACCTTGTGCGGGTGTTGAATGCATAGACAGCAAGACTGCGGCTCGCCTGGCAGGTACTGATCCTGATGTGGCAAGCAGGGATTTGTTTGATACCATTGCGGCAGGTCAGTCTGTCGAATTTGAAATGCGGATACAAACAATAAAAGTTGAGTCTGAAGGCGAGCAGCCTTTTGATATCTTGGACTCTACTTATATTTGGCCGGAAAGTTTGTATCCATTGATTCCGGTAGGTAGAATGGTTCTAAATAAAAATCCTGAGAATTTCTTTGCGGAAGTTGAGCAATCTGCGTTTTCACCTGCCGCGATTGTACCTGGAATAGAATTTTCAAATGATAGGATACTGCAGGGGCGTATCTTTCCCTATGGTGATACCCAAAGATACCGGATCGGTGCAAATTATTTGGAGCTTCCGGTAAATATGCCTAGAAGAACGGTTGATAACAAAATGCAGGATGGAGCCATGCGCATCAAATACAACGATGATGTCGCCAACTATTTACCGAATACGCTGGGTAGAGGCTTGCCTATGGAGGCACCTGAAAAAGGAAATCCCCCAAAGGAATATGTCTCAGGGTGTGTGGCACGACAGGAATTAGCAGGGGACAATTATTATCAGGCAGGGTATAGATATCGAAATATGTCAGGAGTGGAAAAGAAACATTTGATTTCAAATATGATAGAAACCTTGAGTCAGGCTTATGAACCTATTCAAAGGAGGATGATTGAACATTTTATGCGAACTGACCGTGAGCTTGGCACCAGAATATCCCAGGGATTAAAATTAACCCTGTAA